The Candidatus Aegiribacteria sp. region TCTCCGCCACCTGATGGAACACGGAGAAATGATCCAGGAAAATAAACCTAAGTTCTATTTTTATCGCCAGATAATGGGTGATCACGCTCAGGTTGGGCTTGTTACTACCGTATCCGCAGAGGATTACCGTAACAATCTCATCAAAAAGCATGAGTTCACAAGAAAGGTGAAGGAAGAAGACAGGATCCGTCACATAGAAACTCAGAATGCGCAGTGCGGTCCGGTTTTTCTTACTTACCCTGATGTTCCTGAATTCGATGCCCTTCAGAGAAGGATCTGCCGCGAAAACGAACCGGAATACGATTTCGTGTCACCTGATGGCATCCGGCATTCTCTCTGGGTGGTGAATAGTGATAAGGATATTGAAACCATAGAGAGAATATTTGCTGAAGTGCCCTCTCTCTACGTAGCTGATGGACATCACCGGAGCGCCGCAGGCACAATTGTCGCGGAAAGAAGACAGAAGGACAATTCCAATCATACGGGTAATGAGGAATACAATTACTTTCTTGCGGTAATATTTCCCAAGAACCAGATGAAGATAATGGCATACAACAGAGTCGTTAAAGACCTGAACGGTAACTCGCTGGATGAGTTCATTGATAAAGTCCATGATAGATTCGATGTTACCGAAAATACCGTTCCCTCTCCAGGCAGCATGCTGGAATACTCAATGTATCTTGACGGGAAATGGTACGGTCTGGAACCGAAAGCCGGCAGCTTCCCGGAGTCCGATCCTGTCAAGAGTCTTGATGCAAGCATACTTCAGGAAAATCTTCTGAATCCTATACTTGGCATAAAAGACCCCAGAACCAGCGAGCGTATTAAGTTCGTCGGTGGAATTCGCGGTACTGAAGAACTAGAAAAACTCGTGGATTCAGGTGAGTACGAAGTTGCTTTCTCTCTTTATCCAACTTCCATCGATCAGTTGATAGAAGTAGCCGAAAGCGGCAATGTGATGCCTCCAAAATCCACATGGTTCGAACCGAAACTGCGAAGCGGAATGGTGGTACACCTGCTGTGAAAATATCCGCTG contains the following coding sequences:
- a CDS encoding DUF1015 family protein, with the protein product LRHLMEHGEMIQENKPKFYFYRQIMGDHAQVGLVTTVSAEDYRNNLIKKHEFTRKVKEEDRIRHIETQNAQCGPVFLTYPDVPEFDALQRRICRENEPEYDFVSPDGIRHSLWVVNSDKDIETIERIFAEVPSLYVADGHHRSAAGTIVAERRQKDNSNHTGNEEYNYFLAVIFPKNQMKIMAYNRVVKDLNGNSLDEFIDKVHDRFDVTENTVPSPGSMLEYSMYLDGKWYGLEPKAGSFPESDPVKSLDASILQENLLNPILGIKDPRTSERIKFVGGIRGTEELEKLVDSGEYEVAFSLYPTSIDQLIEVAESGNVMPPKSTWFEPKLRSGMVVHLL